The proteins below are encoded in one region of Manis pentadactyla isolate mManPen7 chromosome 2, mManPen7.hap1, whole genome shotgun sequence:
- the ZNF300 gene encoding zinc finger protein 300: MGSVTPLNQFSPVCMSTPGTEKNLLGICPFRREQKIMKSQGLVSFKDVAVDFTQEEWQQLDLAQRTLYKDVMLENFNHLVSMGYPVSKPDVISKLEKGEDPWVIKRDISNWVYPDENQADGRQGKKSNLDNPQSCILGSVSFHNKILKGVTKDGSLYSILKVCQDDGQLQRCQENQDKLFRQVTVINNRTVTMESGHKYNALGKIFQECIEPDTSRQRPQNCDTFKKNLKCNTELLSHNKSSSRKNPDESLGYGKSSSHGASNYDLEKNHDGVIPCDDDQCGNIFSNKKSLIQYQNVETKEKTCVCITCGKAFAKKSQLIVHQRIHTGKKPYDCGACGKAFSEKFHLIVHQRTHTGEKPYECSECGKAFSQKSSLIIHQRVHTGEKPYECSDCGKAFSQKSPLIIHQRIHTGEKPYECRECGKAFSQKSQLIIHHRAHTGEKPYECTECGKAFCEKSHLIIHKRIHTGEKPYKCTQCEEAFSRKTELITHQLIHTGEKPYECTECGKTFSRKSQLIIHQRTHTGEKPYKCSECGKAFCQKSHLIGHQRIHTGEKPYICTECGKAFSQKSHLPGHQRIHTGEKPYICAECGKAFSQKSDLVLHQRIHTGERPYQCAICGKAFIQKSQLTVHQRIHNSGKIIMN, from the exons GGGTTAGTATCATTCAAGGATGTGGCTGTGGATTTCACCCAGGAGGAGTGGCAGCAACTGGACCTGGCTCAGAGGACCCTGTACAAGGATGTGATGCTGGAGAACTTCAACCACCTGGTCTCAATGG GGTATCCAGTTTCCAAACCAGATGTCATATctaagttggaaaaaggagaagatCCATGGGTCATAAAGAGAGACATATCAAATTGGGTCTATCCAGATGAAAATCAGGCAGATGGGAGACAAGGGAA GAAAAGTAACCTTGACAACCCCCAATCATGTATTTTGGGGTCTGTTTCCTTCCATAATAAGATACTGAAAGGAGTAACAAAGGATGGTTCATTGTACTCCATTTTAAAAGTCTGTCAAGATGATGGCCAGCTGCAGAGATGTCAGGAAAACCAAGACAAACTTTTCAGGCAGGTAACAGTCATCAACAACAGAACAGTGACTATGGAGTCAGGCCATAAGTATAATGCATTGGGAAAAATATTTCAAGAGTGCATAGAGCCagatacttcaagacaaagaCCCCAGAATTgtgatacatttaaaaagaacttGAAATGTAATACTGAACTACTTAGTCACAATAAAAGCAGTTCAAGAAAAAACCCTGATGAGAGTTTGGGGTATGGAAAATCTTCTAGCCATGGTGCATCCAATTATGATCTtgagaaaaatcatgatggagtAATACCCTGTGATGATGATCAGTGTGGaaacatttttagcaataaaaaatCCCTTATTCAATATCAGAATGTTGAAACTAAAGAGAAAACCTGTGTGTGTATTACATGTGGAAAAGCCTTTGCTAAGAAGTCACAGCTTATTGTGCATCAAAGAATTCATACTGGAAAGAAACCATATGATTGCGGTgcatgtgggaaagccttcagtgAGAAGTTTCATCTTATCGTACATCAGAGaactcatactggagagaaaccttatgaatgttctgaatgtggaaaagccttctcTCAAAAATCATCCCTTATTATACATCAGAGAGTTCACACTGGGGAAAAGCCATATGAATGTAGTGACTGTGGGAAAGCCTTCTCCCAGAAATCACCCCTCATTATacatcagagaattcacactggggagaaaccttatgaatgtaGAGAGTGTGGGAAGGCCTTCTCCCAGAAGTCACAGCTGATCATACATCACAGAGctcatactggagagaagccATATGAGTGCactgaatgtgggaaagccttctgTGAGAAGTCCCACCTCATTATACATAAAAgaattcacactggagagaaaccttacaaATGTACTCAATGTGAAGAAGCTTTCAGTAGGAAGACAGAACTCATTACACATCAGttaattcatactggagagaaaccttatgaatgtaCTGAATGTGGGAAGACCTTCTCCCGGAAGTCACAGCTCATCATACATCAGAGAAcgcatactggagagaaaccctacaaatgcagtgaatgtggaaaagccttctGTCAGAAATCACATCTCATTGGACATCAGAGAATTCACACAGGAGAAAAACCTTATATATGTActgaatgtggaaaagccttctcCCAGAAGTCCCACCTCCCAGGACATCAGCGAATTCATACAGGAGAAAAACCTTACATATGTGCTGAATGTGGAAAGGCCTTTTCCCAGAAGTCAGACCTTGTTttacatcagagaattcatactgggGAAAGACCCTATCAATGTGCTATATGTGGAAAAGCTTTCATTCAGAAGTCACAACTCACTGTACACCAGAGAATTCATAACAGTGGTAAAATCATAATGAACTGA